The following coding sequences lie in one Hippoglossus hippoglossus isolate fHipHip1 chromosome 14, fHipHip1.pri, whole genome shotgun sequence genomic window:
- the LOC117774254 gene encoding short transient receptor potential channel 2-like, protein MENLTPEQWREIMNKKMQFPPELIGAIQEGKIELLCGLLKTGDGIVRQLDESEDRQWREALNLSIRLGNEAAMVTLLQGVKFDFRQIHEALLVAVDTNQPRVVKRLLDRLDQEKGNKMDVRSFSQAIFDHSIDNSQFAPGVTPLTLACQKDLYDIVTMLTLKGHIIPWPHKISCACLECRNGRQYDLLKFSLSRINTYRGIASRAFLSVTSSDAMLSAFSLSRELRKLSQKEPEFKPQYLGLEQLCQDFAVELLGMCRNQSEVTTILNSCGDESQDALDQQAFEEGIPNLSRLRLAVNYNQKEFVAHPICQQVLSSIWCGNLEGWRGSRTAWKLFVSVVIFLTMPLLCLIYWIAPKSKVGKILRIPVIRFLLHSASYLWFLITLLGESITMEMYRDKFASRQQNILHSSFHMVWVVGFFWYECKEVWIEGLRSYFLDWWNCLDMMVLSMYLASFALRVLIMLKAYLLCHEHSGTDDCVYFTQTVRKDWHQEDPQLIAEVLFAVTSMLSFTRLAYILPAHESLGTLQISIGKMIDDMMRFMFILMIIGTAFLCGINNVYVPYVISPHLGRFNETFHFLFWTMFGVANQDYVDMPQFLLAEFVGRILYGIFTLVIVIVLLNMLIAMITNSFQKIEDDADVEWKFARSKLYLSYFREGLTMPVPFNIIPSPKAFFYILRGIFRRMCCCCTCNSVQKYPAIATISNDKGSEETPLPYRQQVIRALVQRYIESARREFEETKRKDIGNRITELSKAICRMHGDIKTIQQLLTEDEHSASDLVTTKEGSSILGKYINGARNNFRGFNSLQEDKNTSPNMTVHQEEEEVDEGKVDSHTKQETDMQQSQVGNCGAEGSKQVTDCDVVKMEEGRVKVESGDERQTEKKKQLEAEKDENTDIKVKREGAAGTSFNNVEGKVKGEATQDEAEKIREGEGLREATAGQTESLQVSNEKTDVKKCVNKLKDIELQEKKAETRWGKGKKFEHNVAEKSGVREGNDKPDAKKIIPSPTGSSSSQDTGFGSQEREGSIDGSLVTP, encoded by the exons ATGGAAAACCTCACG CCAGAGCAATGGCGCGAGATTATGAACAAGAAGATGCAGTTCCCCCCGGAGCTCATCGGTGCCATTCAGGAGGGGAAAATCGAGCTGCTGTGTGGACTGCTGAAGACCGGCGACGGCATCGTCCGCCAGCTGGACGAGTCCGAGGACCGCCAGTGGAGAGAGGCCCTCAACCTGTCCATCCGCCTGGGCAATGAGGCCGCCATGGTCACCCTCCTGCAGGGGGTCAAGTTCGACTTCCGTCAGATTCACGAGGCACTGCTGGTCGCCGTGGACACCAACCAGCCCAGAGTGGTGAAGCGTCTGCTGGACCGGCTAGACCAAGAGAAAGGCAACAAGATGGACGTGCGCTCCTTCTCTCAGGCCATCTTTGACCACTCCATTGACAACTCCCAGTTTGCCCCCGGTGTGACCCCTCTGACCTTAGCCTGCCAGAAAGACCTGTATGACATAGTGACCATGCTCACCCTAAAAGGCCACATCATCCCGTGGCCACACAAGATCTCCTGCGCCTGTCTGGAGTGTCGTAACGGCCGTCAGTACGACCTGCTGAAGTTCTCCTTGTCTCGCATCAACACCTACCGTGGAATCGCCAGCCGAGCCTTCTTGTCCGTCACCTCCTCCGACGCCATGCTCAGCGCTTTCAGTCTCAGCAGAGAGCTCCGCAAGCTCTCGCAGAAAGAGCCCGAGTTCAAG cctcagtACCTGGGCCTGGAGCAGCTCTGTCAGGATTTCGCAGTTGAGTTACTGGGCATGTGTCGCAACCAGAGCGAGGTGACCACGATACTCAACAGCTGCGGAGACGAGAGCCAGGATGCCTTGGATCAGCAGGCCTTCGAGGAGGGGATACCCAACCTGTCACGACTGCGGCTTGCTGTTAACTACAACCAGAAGGAG TTTGTGGCGCACCCAATCTGTCAGCAGGTGCTCTCATCGATCTGGTGTGGGAACCTGGAAGGATGGAGAGGCAGCAGGACGGCCTGgaagctgtttgtctctgtggtgATCTTTCTCACCATGCCGCTCCTCTGCCTCATCTACTGGATCGCACCGAAGTCAAAG GTAGGAAAGATCCTGAGGATTCCTGTGATCAGGTTCCTCCTCCACTCGGCCTCATATCTGTGGTTTCTCATCACATTACTCGGAGAATCGATAACAATGGAGATGTATCGAGACAAATTTGCCTCCAGGCAGCAGAACATCCTGCACAGCTCCTTCCACATGGTGTGGGTGGTTG GATTCTTCTGGTACGAGTGTAAGGAAGTGTGGATCGAGGGGCTGCGGAGCTACTTCCTGGACTGGTGGAACTGCTTGGACATGATGGTGCTCAGCATGTACCTGGCGTCCTTCGCTTTACGTGTGCTCATCATGCTCAAAGCTTACCTCCTCTGCCACGAACACAGCGGCACAGACGACTGTGTTTATTTCACCCAGACTG TGCGTAAGGACTGGCATCAGGAGGACCCCCAGCTGATTGCGGAGGTGCTGTTTGCAGTCACCAGCATGTTGAGCTTCACACGGCTGGCGTACATCCTGCCGGCCCACGAGTCTCTGGGAACTCTACAGATCTCCATCGGAAAGATGATTGACGACATGATGAG ATTTATGTTCATACTGATGATCATTGGAACAGCCTTCCTCTGTGGCATCAACAACGTCTACGTTCCTTATGTCATCTCTCCACATCTTGGCAG GTTTAATGAGACGTTCCACTTCTTATTCTGGACCATGTTCGGTGTGGCCAACCAGGACTACGTGGACATGCCACAGTTTTTGTTGGCAGAGTTTGTCGGGAGGATTCTCTACGGCATCTTCACGctcgtcatcgtcatcgtccTGCTCAACATGCTCATTGCTATGATCACCAACTCCTTTCAGAAAATTGag GATGATGCAGATGTTGAGTGGAAGTTTGCCCGGTCAAAGCTGTACCTCAGTTACTTCAGAGAGGGCCTCACCATGCCGGTGCCCTTCAACATCATCCCCTCACCCAAAGCTTTCTTCTACATCTTGAG GGGTATCTTCAGAagaatgtgctgctgctgcacctgtaATTCTGTGCAAAAATATCCCGCTATAGCCACCATA TCCAATGATAAGGGATCTGAGGAAACCCCCTTACCGTACCGGCAGCAAGTGATCAGGGCTCTGGTGCAGCGCTACATCGAGTCGGCTCGCAGAGAGTTCGAGGAGACCAAGAGGAAAG ACATCGGTAACCGCATCACTGAGCTGAGCAAAGCGATCTGCAGGATGCACGGTGACATTAAGACGATCCAGCAGCTGCTGACGGAGGACGAACACTCTGCAAGCGATCTAGTGACGACGAAGGAGGGCTCCTCCATACTGGGGAAATACATCAATGGTGCCAGGAACAATTTCAGAGGTTTTAACAGCTTACAAGAGGACAAAAACACGTCACCTAATATGACAGTGcaccaggaagaggaagaggtggatgAAGGCAAAGTTGACTCACACACGAAACAGGAGACAGACATGCAGCAGAGTCAGGTGGGAAATTGTGGCGCGGAGGGATCGAAGCAGGTGACCGACTGTGACGtggtgaagatggaggaaggCAGAGTTAAAGTAGAGTCAGGAGATGAGAggcaaactgagaaaaaaaagcagttggaagcagaaaaagatgaaaacactgacattaaAGTGAAAAGGGAGGGGGCAGCAGGGACCAGCTTCAATAATGTTGAAGGGAAGGTGAAAGGCGAGGCCACACAGGATGAGGCAGAGAAAATAAGGGAAGGGGAGGGACTCAGAGAGGCCACCGCTGGACAAACTGAGAGCCTCCAAGTCAGCAATGAGAAGACAGACGTAAAGAAATGTGTTAACAAGTTGAAAGACATAGagctgcaagaaaaaaaagcagagacGAGATGGGGGAAGGGCAAAAAGTTCGAGCACAATGTAGCAGAGAAGTCTGGCGTCAGGGAGGGCAACGACAAACCCGACGCCAAGAAAATCATTCCCTCGCCGacgggcagcagcagctcccaggACACGGGCTTTGGTTCGCAGGAAAGGGAGGGATCCATCGATGGGTCGCTAGTGACACCGTAA